The Lucilia cuprina isolate Lc7/37 chromosome 5, ASM2204524v1, whole genome shotgun sequence genome includes a window with the following:
- the LOC111684061 gene encoding uncharacterized protein LOC111684061 isoform X1: protein MLCQKMSSLTMKLKAKQQKCCLQRRNRQFTNILMLSIIWTMLFTQTMARPNLETLLSSKPTNDVVQEEQQQEDLFLNEIMTNTNGEKLFNKLKRYHHNQPNYLNKWPGLRDLVLTLDYNDNNGLEESNEFFNTKFFERLRQLASTNSDSYDEDVREENTNLMPLKGLKSSTALMSANQLTFKDHNIKKNVQFRKHYMSPCHFKICNMGRKRNARLFTNNY, encoded by the exons ATGTTGTGCCAGAAAATGTCGTCACTAACAATGAAACTCaaagcaaaacaacaaaaatgttgtttacaACGACGCAATCGTCAATTTACCAACATTCTTATGCTGTCAATCATATGGACAATGTTGTTTACACAAACTATGGCAAGACCAAATTTAGAAACACTATTGTCCAGCAAACCCACAAACGATGTTGTACAAGAGGAACAACAACAGGAGGATTTAtttctaaatgaaataatgacAAATACAAATGGCgagaaactatttaataaattg aaaagatATCATCACAATCAAcccaattatttaaacaaatggcCGGGTCTACGTGATTTAGTTTTAACTTTAGACTACAACGACAACAATGGTCTCGAGGAgagtaatgaattttttaatacgAAATTTTTTGAACGTCTACGACAATTGGCCTCCACTAATTCGGATTCATATGATGAGGATGTACGTGAGGAGAATACAAATCTAATGCCTTTAAAGGGTTTAAAGTCATCAACAGCCTTAATGTCAGCCAATCAATTGACGTTTAAAGatcataatattaaaaagaatgtGCAat TTCGTAAACATT ACATGTCACCCTGTCATTTCAAAATCTGCAATATGGGTCGTAAACGAAATGCTCGTCTCTTTACAAACAACTATTGA
- the LOC111684061 gene encoding uncharacterized protein LOC111684061 isoform X2: MLCQKMSSLTMKLKAKQQKCCLQRRNRQFTNILMLSIIWTMLFTQTMARPNLETLLSSKPTNDVVQEEQQQEDLFLNEIMTNTNGEKLFNKLKRYHHNQPNYLNKWPGLRDLVLTLDYNDNNGLEESNEFFNTKFFERLRQLASTNSDSYDEDVREENTNLMPLKGLKSSTALMSANQLTFKDHNIKKNVQYMSPCHFKICNMGRKRNARLFTNNY, encoded by the exons ATGTTGTGCCAGAAAATGTCGTCACTAACAATGAAACTCaaagcaaaacaacaaaaatgttgtttacaACGACGCAATCGTCAATTTACCAACATTCTTATGCTGTCAATCATATGGACAATGTTGTTTACACAAACTATGGCAAGACCAAATTTAGAAACACTATTGTCCAGCAAACCCACAAACGATGTTGTACAAGAGGAACAACAACAGGAGGATTTAtttctaaatgaaataatgacAAATACAAATGGCgagaaactatttaataaattg aaaagatATCATCACAATCAAcccaattatttaaacaaatggcCGGGTCTACGTGATTTAGTTTTAACTTTAGACTACAACGACAACAATGGTCTCGAGGAgagtaatgaattttttaatacgAAATTTTTTGAACGTCTACGACAATTGGCCTCCACTAATTCGGATTCATATGATGAGGATGTACGTGAGGAGAATACAAATCTAATGCCTTTAAAGGGTTTAAAGTCATCAACAGCCTTAATGTCAGCCAATCAATTGACGTTTAAAGatcataatattaaaaagaatgtGCAat ACATGTCACCCTGTCATTTCAAAATCTGCAATATGGGTCGTAAACGAAATGCTCGTCTCTTTACAAACAACTATTGA